A genomic region of Nitrosomonas ureae contains the following coding sequences:
- a CDS encoding diguanylate cyclase: MKIADLNQLKISTLLPSPKGVALALLEACRQEDVSINEITKLIQTDPALAGRLIQRANATKQTTRAISSIAEAVSHVGLNAVKQLAMGFSLIDQYSNGPSNGFDYQEFWSHSLLMAIAMQKLSKTTPASSSEDLFSCGLMMRIGCLALASIYPDQYSQLKQQQSRGMPLQQLEQQYLQTDHNELTAAMLINFGFPTIFVEPIYYHETPEHSGFSEGSRPYQILHQLYLAKQIADFALTKESERNQCISELLLLGGKIGLDTETFGDFIDQIMQEWHIWGKILKITAKEQLPSFHKMMSAAAPRPEDATNAASLRVLLVEDDPTNLILSKELLSNVLGHTVYTANDGQQALSLAMEVLPHIVITDWMMPIMNGLELTKSLRTTEWGQNLYVIMLTSIEDEEEVIKAFNAGVDDYVTKPINIRAFRARLRAAWHYRQLQESWERDREQLKRFAAELAVTNRKLEYYALTDMLTELPNRRSGMETLSETWSIANRSGQLMVIMLIDIDHFKSINDNYGHSIGDKVLKEVSSIIRKTARKGDTFCRMGGEEFLVVCQLGNADVKSSILFAERLRHQISQQQINVDEIHIQITISIGIALKEINMRNEDHLVIAADKALYAAKNAGRNRVYLALKNKLLAAPPPASTRKVDPSEDK, from the coding sequence ATGAAAATAGCTGATCTCAATCAACTAAAAATTAGCACGTTATTGCCTAGCCCTAAGGGTGTTGCGCTGGCACTGCTGGAAGCTTGTCGCCAAGAAGATGTATCCATCAATGAAATTACCAAGCTCATTCAAACTGATCCTGCACTTGCAGGCCGCTTAATCCAACGCGCCAATGCCACTAAACAAACTACACGAGCCATCTCATCCATAGCAGAAGCCGTTTCACATGTTGGTCTAAATGCCGTCAAACAACTGGCCATGGGTTTTTCGCTCATTGACCAATATTCGAACGGCCCAAGTAATGGATTTGATTATCAGGAATTCTGGTCTCATTCGCTATTGATGGCGATCGCAATGCAGAAATTGAGTAAGACAACCCCGGCGTCTTCATCCGAAGATTTATTTTCATGCGGTTTAATGATGCGTATCGGTTGCCTGGCACTCGCTTCAATCTATCCCGATCAATATTCCCAACTTAAACAGCAACAATCCCGGGGCATGCCTCTACAGCAATTGGAGCAGCAGTACCTGCAGACTGATCATAATGAGTTAACAGCCGCGATGTTGATTAATTTTGGTTTTCCAACAATTTTTGTGGAACCGATTTACTATCATGAAACACCTGAACATTCAGGATTTTCTGAAGGTTCCCGCCCCTACCAAATTCTGCATCAGCTTTATTTGGCAAAACAGATCGCTGATTTTGCATTAACCAAGGAATCCGAACGAAACCAGTGCATCTCCGAATTATTATTACTGGGTGGGAAAATCGGCCTGGATACTGAAACCTTTGGCGACTTTATCGACCAAATCATGCAGGAATGGCATATATGGGGAAAAATACTCAAGATAACAGCTAAGGAGCAGCTTCCCTCGTTTCATAAAATGATGAGTGCGGCGGCACCACGTCCGGAAGACGCAACCAATGCCGCTTCACTGCGTGTTCTGCTGGTTGAAGATGATCCCACCAATCTCATTCTTTCCAAAGAATTGCTCTCTAATGTTCTGGGTCACACTGTGTATACCGCCAATGATGGTCAGCAAGCACTGTCACTGGCTATGGAAGTATTACCCCACATAGTCATTACCGACTGGATGATGCCAATCATGAATGGCCTGGAGTTAACCAAATCATTAAGAACAACTGAATGGGGCCAGAACTTATACGTCATTATGCTTACCAGCATAGAAGACGAAGAAGAAGTTATTAAGGCATTTAATGCAGGGGTTGATGATTATGTAACCAAGCCCATCAATATTCGCGCCTTTCGAGCCCGATTACGAGCAGCTTGGCACTATCGGCAGTTACAGGAATCATGGGAACGGGATCGCGAGCAGCTCAAGCGTTTTGCCGCTGAATTAGCAGTCACCAATCGGAAACTTGAGTACTATGCCTTGACCGATATGCTCACAGAACTACCCAATCGGCGCTCTGGCATGGAAACACTGTCCGAGACATGGAGTATCGCTAACCGGTCCGGTCAGCTGATGGTAATCATGCTCATCGACATCGATCATTTTAAATCGATCAATGACAATTATGGGCATTCAATTGGCGATAAAGTGCTTAAAGAAGTCTCTTCGATTATTCGTAAAACCGCCCGTAAGGGCGATACTTTTTGCCGCATGGGAGGTGAGGAATTTCTGGTTGTATGTCAGCTAGGTAATGCTGATGTCAAATCGTCCATCCTTTTTGCAGAAAGGCTTCGTCATCAAATAAGCCAGCAGCAAATCAATGTCGACGAGATTCATATTCAAATCACGATAAGTATTGGCATTGCTTTAAAGGAAATCAATATGAGAAACGAAGATCACCTCGTCATTGCGGCCGATAAAGCACTTTATGCAGCCAAAAATGCAGGCAGAAATCGGGTCTATCTGGCATTAAAAAATAAGCTTCTGGCCGCACCTCCACCCGCATCTACCAGGAAAGTTGATCCATCCGAAGATAAATAA
- a CDS encoding SRPBCC family protein gives MFNLGSMLNLGSTDPVVGRAHTIVEYPATALFQYIADGLFENYPLWSPEVKELEKITSGPVQLGTEGRQVRIDQGRRTESRFKISAYEPGTRLTLLGTSDPFRCTYELQAFHPECSTKLTFSFELLEILPIMRPLEGLVRAAIRDGAERTVQNIKRLLETDKSKRIS, from the coding sequence ATGTTTAATTTAGGTTCCATGCTCAACTTGGGTTCCACCGACCCGGTCGTAGGTAGAGCCCATACCATAGTAGAGTATCCAGCCACCGCACTTTTCCAGTATATCGCCGATGGTCTGTTTGAGAATTATCCGCTATGGTCTCCCGAAGTTAAAGAACTTGAAAAAATTACCTCTGGGCCGGTACAACTGGGAACGGAGGGTCGACAAGTGCGCATTGATCAGGGACGCCGTACAGAATCGCGATTCAAGATATCCGCTTATGAGCCGGGTACACGCTTAACTCTTCTCGGGACATCCGATCCATTCCGCTGCACGTATGAATTACAAGCCTTCCACCCTGAGTGCTCTACCAAGTTGACATTTTCTTTTGAATTACTTGAAATTTTACCGATTATGCGCCCCCTTGAAGGACTGGTTCGTGCTGCCATCAGGGATGGGGCCGAACGCACAGTGCAAAACATCAAGCGTTTGCTCGAGACAGACAAATCCAAGCGCATTTCTTGA
- a CDS encoding methyltransferase yields MVQDTFSNNPVPQVDDRPLWDVVFAVYGYPALLLAHRLKIFPLLADGPLALVDICNALNIKQRSAEAILTVATALGFLSLQEGRYFLTAVTEEYLLEKSPNYFGFFWDLMIDNYQVCSFSTLEKAILTDSPQVYGGGDIFKSHEEQIELLHRFTRGMHSISITSAFVWPEVMDFSQHRVMLDVAGGSAAHSIGAASKLPNLKVIFLDFPQVCEIAQEYINQYGLQERIKTQPINIWSDHWPTADLHFFSDVYHHWMPEKSHFLTAKSFNSLESGGRIVIHEMLYNDQKTGPFASAAFSMIMMGWTEGKQYSGLELSTMLKEIGFEDIQIHKAYGYYSIVVGCKP; encoded by the coding sequence ATGGTACAAGACACTTTTTCCAACAACCCAGTGCCACAAGTTGATGATCGTCCATTATGGGACGTGGTCTTTGCAGTTTATGGTTATCCCGCGTTATTACTAGCCCACCGGCTAAAAATATTTCCTCTACTGGCGGATGGTCCGCTAGCATTAGTAGATATCTGCAATGCACTAAACATCAAGCAACGGTCAGCAGAAGCAATCCTGACTGTAGCTACCGCATTGGGTTTCTTGTCGTTACAGGAAGGACGTTATTTTCTAACTGCGGTAACCGAAGAATATTTGCTGGAAAAAAGCCCGAATTACTTCGGTTTTTTTTGGGATCTGATGATCGATAATTATCAAGTATGTTCTTTCTCTACACTGGAAAAAGCAATTCTAACGGATTCTCCTCAGGTTTATGGCGGTGGTGATATTTTTAAATCTCATGAAGAACAAATCGAATTACTACACCGCTTCACACGTGGGATGCACAGCATCAGCATAACCTCAGCATTTGTTTGGCCTGAGGTCATGGATTTTTCACAGCATCGCGTGATGCTCGATGTGGCAGGAGGCTCAGCCGCTCACTCGATTGGCGCGGCATCAAAGTTGCCGAATCTGAAAGTTATATTTCTGGATTTTCCTCAGGTGTGCGAGATAGCTCAGGAATATATTAATCAGTATGGCTTGCAGGAGCGAATTAAAACACAACCAATCAATATTTGGAGCGACCATTGGCCGACGGCTGATCTGCATTTTTTCTCAGATGTCTATCACCACTGGATGCCGGAAAAATCTCATTTTCTAACAGCAAAAAGCTTTAACAGTCTTGAATCCGGTGGACGCATTGTGATCCATGAAATGCTCTATAACGATCAGAAAACTGGTCCATTTGCATCCGCAGCTTTCAGTATGATAATGATGGGCTGGACCGAAGGAAAGCAGTACTCCGGCCTGGAGTTATCAACGATGCTGAAGGAAATTGGCTTCGAGGACATTCAAATTCACAAAGCCTATGGCTACTACAGTATCGTAGTCGGTTGCAAGCCTTAA
- a CDS encoding glycosyltransferase family 39 protein: MTQFSIVVPTLNESGNIDLLLTRIFALDFASDSFEIIVVDDGSTDGTQDKVRNWENQPNVRLIERREAPDLTASILTGVAAAKNDVIVVMDADLSHPPEQLPALVAPILGNSHDVVVGSRYIAGGSTENWPLYRQLLSRVGGWMARPICDVNDATSGFFAFRRNLAKNISSHAHGYKILLELLMANQGRIRVTEIPICFRDRTHGTSKLSLFHQQAYIQRLITLAGGTATLNTAGRFAAVGLLGVLIDAFVFHWMISREAGLALSHFVSFFIAATVNYTFNSKWSFREHHEGYLRWHQFGRFLTVGALALLLRGGVLAFLVYVWHMPPLLAIFPAIVTTAAVNYLGSAFYVFPNKKLPLSLDIRWRTAAMGIVLFAILLRLVYFGLAQLIPDEAYYWQYAQHMDLSFYDHPPAVAWLIWLGTSVLGHNEFGVRIGALLCGLITMGYLYALARNLYDKSTAMRTLLLLVILPVGFATGLLMTPDAPLFAAWAATLYYMERALVAHQNTAWLGMGVAFGLGLLSKYSLGLLGIAALVFVIIDPAARRWMKRPHPYLAALLALLLFSPTIIWNYQNDWISFAFQSNRVLADDYKFAVHLFIVHIIILLTPVGFIAAIGALFFIKPPESQYSEHRRHLFVQVFTGIPIFICFILSTFDAPRFHWTAPIWLALLPTIAWMIVHTDHLSPLFRRIQAAWRLTIIACIFGYAFVLHYVVLGIPGVPYHLFTEHYFWRETAAEIEQIAAEVRKQTDKEPIVVGMSKWSVASALYFYTQGDTKLDIRSRNMFGGSGAMYEFWFPSQNPTDRPIIQVGMKRRHLERIWTDNDVKKMLDQPGAIEYRVIERHGVPVRRVYYRISQGFKGTN; the protein is encoded by the coding sequence ATGACACAATTTTCCATCGTAGTGCCCACATTGAATGAATCCGGGAATATTGACTTACTTCTAACTCGCATCTTTGCATTGGATTTTGCTTCGGATTCTTTTGAAATAATTGTTGTTGACGATGGTTCGACAGATGGTACCCAGGATAAGGTGCGTAACTGGGAAAATCAACCCAATGTTCGTCTGATAGAACGCCGAGAAGCGCCGGATTTGACCGCCTCGATACTCACCGGTGTTGCTGCGGCCAAGAATGACGTCATTGTCGTTATGGATGCCGATCTTAGTCACCCGCCTGAACAATTGCCAGCTCTTGTTGCGCCAATACTAGGAAATTCCCATGATGTCGTTGTCGGTAGTCGTTACATTGCGGGAGGTAGCACCGAGAATTGGCCCCTGTATCGGCAATTATTATCGCGCGTAGGCGGTTGGATGGCGCGTCCTATTTGTGATGTGAATGATGCCACATCCGGTTTTTTTGCATTTCGCCGGAATCTGGCAAAAAACATTTCGAGCCATGCGCATGGTTATAAAATTTTGCTTGAACTGCTCATGGCTAATCAGGGAAGAATTCGGGTAACCGAGATACCGATTTGCTTCCGCGATCGTACACACGGTACTTCGAAACTATCGCTATTTCACCAACAAGCTTATATCCAGCGTTTGATCACGTTAGCCGGAGGAACGGCTACGCTCAATACAGCAGGACGTTTTGCAGCTGTTGGACTGCTAGGTGTATTAATAGATGCGTTTGTTTTTCACTGGATGATCAGTCGTGAGGCTGGGCTTGCTTTGTCTCATTTCGTCAGTTTTTTTATCGCAGCAACTGTCAATTATACTTTTAACTCAAAATGGTCATTTCGTGAACATCATGAAGGTTATTTACGCTGGCATCAATTCGGTCGGTTTTTAACGGTTGGTGCACTGGCGTTATTATTGCGCGGAGGGGTACTGGCTTTTCTGGTATACGTTTGGCATATGCCGCCTCTGCTGGCCATTTTTCCCGCTATTGTGACCACGGCAGCCGTAAATTATTTGGGTTCGGCTTTCTATGTGTTCCCCAATAAGAAGCTTCCCCTCTCACTGGATATACGCTGGCGCACAGCGGCAATGGGTATTGTATTGTTTGCCATATTGTTACGACTGGTTTATTTCGGCTTGGCGCAACTCATTCCTGACGAAGCTTATTATTGGCAATATGCGCAGCACATGGATCTCAGTTTTTATGATCATCCACCTGCAGTAGCTTGGTTAATCTGGCTCGGCACATCAGTGCTAGGGCATAATGAATTTGGTGTTCGCATAGGCGCTTTGCTTTGTGGATTGATAACGATGGGTTATTTGTACGCATTGGCCCGGAATTTATACGATAAATCCACTGCAATGCGTACACTGTTGTTATTGGTTATCCTGCCGGTCGGATTTGCTACCGGCCTGCTAATGACCCCTGATGCACCACTCTTTGCAGCTTGGGCAGCGACACTGTATTACATGGAACGTGCACTCGTTGCACACCAAAATACGGCTTGGTTGGGCATGGGGGTTGCGTTCGGTCTTGGACTCTTGTCGAAATATTCATTGGGATTGTTGGGGATTGCCGCCTTGGTATTTGTCATCATAGACCCGGCAGCGCGCCGTTGGATGAAACGGCCTCATCCCTATCTGGCGGCACTACTGGCATTGCTTCTCTTTTCTCCGACCATTATCTGGAACTATCAGAATGACTGGATATCCTTTGCATTCCAATCGAATCGGGTATTAGCAGATGACTATAAATTTGCAGTTCATTTATTCATTGTCCACATTATCATTTTACTAACCCCCGTTGGTTTTATTGCGGCAATAGGCGCCTTGTTTTTTATTAAACCACCTGAATCCCAGTATTCCGAACACAGACGCCATTTATTTGTACAAGTTTTTACCGGCATTCCGATATTCATTTGTTTCATACTCAGTACTTTTGATGCGCCCCGATTTCATTGGACCGCGCCAATCTGGCTTGCGCTATTGCCGACCATCGCTTGGATGATCGTTCATACGGATCATCTCAGTCCTCTGTTCAGACGTATCCAGGCAGCCTGGCGCTTAACCATTATCGCTTGTATTTTTGGTTATGCTTTTGTGCTGCATTATGTAGTTCTCGGAATTCCAGGCGTACCTTATCATTTATTTACGGAACACTATTTCTGGCGCGAGACTGCTGCCGAGATAGAACAAATTGCAGCCGAGGTCAGAAAGCAAACAGACAAAGAGCCGATCGTTGTGGGTATGAGCAAATGGTCTGTCGCCAGTGCGCTATATTTTTATACGCAGGGCGATACAAAGCTGGATATTCGTTCACGTAATATGTTTGGCGGTAGCGGCGCTATGTATGAGTTCTGGTTTCCTTCTCAGAACCCTACCGATAGACCGATCATTCAAGTGGGGATGAAACGCCGTCATTTAGAAAGAATTTGGACGGACAATGATGTCAAAAAAATGCTTGATCAACCCGGTGCAATTGAGTATCGCGTAATCGAACGCCACGGCGTGCCAGTGCGTCGCGTATATTACCGAATCTCCCAGGGATTTAAAGGAACCAATTAG
- the murJ gene encoding murein biosynthesis integral membrane protein MurJ translates to MNLLKALAAVSSMTFVSRILGFVRDIMIARIFGAGMATDAFFVAFRIPNLLRRLFAEGAFSQAFVPILAEYKNTRTPEETRELIDHITMLLGITLFLVTLIGIAAAPFIIYASAPGFSADTEKFNLTVELLQITFPYILFISLVALAGGILNTYGRFNVPAITPALLNLSFIGCALWLTPLIDPPILALAWAVFIGGALQLIFQVPFLLRLKLLPRIRFRSRDTGAWRVIKLMGPAVFGVSVSQISLLINTIFASLLITGSVSWLYYADRLMEFPAGLLGVALGTILLPSLARHYTNNSTEEYSRLLDWGLRMTILLTLPAALALALLATPLITTLFYHGVFTEHDVWMTREALIAYSIGLLGLILVKVLAPGFYARQNIKTPVKIAIITLIATQLMNLAFIIPFKHAGLALAIGLGACINAGLLYYKLCSHKIYQPQPGWLNFFVKILIALASMGVVLWFAAGSDASWFTDSTMTRTARLSGIIIMGASSYFAALWFLGFRIKDFTKQQTV, encoded by the coding sequence TTGAATTTACTTAAAGCCCTCGCTGCAGTCAGTAGCATGACTTTCGTATCGCGCATTCTCGGTTTTGTGCGCGACATCATGATTGCCCGGATTTTTGGGGCCGGAATGGCAACAGATGCGTTCTTTGTCGCATTCCGGATTCCTAACCTGCTCAGGCGATTATTTGCCGAAGGCGCATTTTCTCAGGCATTCGTTCCAATTCTTGCGGAATACAAAAATACCCGCACACCCGAAGAAACGCGCGAGTTGATTGATCATATCACCATGCTTTTGGGCATCACACTGTTTCTTGTCACGCTGATAGGAATCGCGGCAGCACCATTCATTATCTATGCTAGTGCACCAGGGTTCTCTGCTGACACGGAGAAATTCAATCTAACCGTTGAATTACTGCAAATTACATTTCCTTATATTTTATTTATTTCCCTGGTCGCGCTAGCAGGTGGCATACTCAATACTTATGGCAGGTTTAATGTACCTGCAATCACACCCGCCCTATTAAATTTGTCATTTATCGGATGTGCATTGTGGCTCACGCCACTTATCGATCCACCGATTCTTGCTCTCGCTTGGGCGGTTTTTATTGGTGGTGCCCTACAACTCATATTCCAGGTCCCCTTCCTGCTGCGCCTCAAATTACTACCCCGCATCCGTTTCCGGAGCCGGGATACGGGTGCCTGGCGTGTAATAAAGCTTATGGGGCCCGCAGTTTTCGGTGTATCGGTCAGCCAAATCAGTCTACTGATCAATACTATATTTGCGTCTTTGCTGATTACGGGCAGTGTCTCCTGGCTTTACTATGCCGATCGCTTAATGGAATTCCCCGCTGGCCTGCTAGGCGTCGCTTTAGGTACTATTCTGCTGCCATCCTTGGCGCGGCATTACACTAACAATAGCACCGAAGAATATTCCCGTTTGCTTGATTGGGGTTTAAGGATGACAATACTACTGACCTTGCCTGCGGCACTGGCGTTGGCATTATTGGCAACGCCCTTAATCACAACACTTTTTTATCATGGTGTTTTTACTGAACACGATGTATGGATGACACGTGAAGCCTTAATTGCTTACAGTATTGGATTGCTCGGATTAATTTTGGTCAAAGTCCTCGCACCGGGGTTTTATGCGCGCCAGAACATCAAAACACCTGTAAAAATCGCCATTATCACGCTGATTGCCACACAACTGATGAATCTTGCCTTTATCATTCCATTCAAGCACGCCGGGCTTGCATTAGCCATTGGGCTGGGTGCCTGCATTAACGCAGGATTGCTGTACTATAAATTATGCAGCCACAAAATTTATCAACCGCAACCCGGATGGCTTAATTTCTTTGTAAAAATATTGATCGCTTTGGCAAGTATGGGAGTTGTATTATGGTTTGCGGCAGGCAGCGACGCTTCCTGGTTTACAGATTCCACAATGACCCGTACCGCTCGGCTAAGCGGGATAATCATTATGGGCGCTTCAAGCTATTTTGCCGCTTTATGGTTTCTGGGGTTCCGCATAAAAGATTTTACCAAACAACAGACTGTGTAG
- a CDS encoding DNA-binding domain-containing protein, with protein MTIYSTVDYPDFIRQQYVFAAHIRNPESNPCPEAVEERRMKIYCELFYNNVESFIANSFPILRKIIPDKQWHAMIRDYFANHLSHTPLFPEMPREFLKYLEHERAMQPDDPPFILELAHYEWVELALSILDEQIEEETIISESDFLDAIPMISPLAWPLNYRFPVHKISSDFQPCVPGAMPTHLIVYRDADFGVHFMEINSVTARLLQLISINDHKSARILLQQIAVELDHAQPDIVIRGGMEVLEDLRKRHVILDAYS; from the coding sequence GTGACTATTTACAGCACGGTTGATTATCCTGATTTTATACGGCAGCAATACGTTTTTGCGGCACATATCCGCAATCCGGAAAGCAATCCGTGCCCTGAAGCAGTCGAAGAACGGCGCATGAAAATATACTGCGAACTATTCTATAACAACGTAGAGAGTTTTATCGCCAACAGTTTTCCGATATTACGTAAAATTATACCGGATAAACAATGGCATGCAATGATCCGGGATTATTTTGCCAATCATTTGTCGCATACTCCATTGTTTCCGGAAATGCCGCGAGAATTTCTTAAATATCTGGAACATGAACGTGCAATGCAACCCGATGATCCGCCTTTTATTCTGGAATTGGCCCATTATGAGTGGGTTGAATTAGCGCTTTCAATATTGGATGAGCAGATAGAAGAAGAAACAATAATCTCGGAAAGCGATTTTCTGGATGCTATCCCAATGATTTCTCCTTTAGCCTGGCCATTGAATTATCGCTTTCCCGTACATAAAATCAGTTCGGATTTTCAGCCATGTGTACCCGGAGCGATGCCAACACATTTGATTGTTTATCGAGATGCTGATTTTGGGGTGCATTTTATGGAAATTAATTCAGTGACTGCCCGTTTGTTGCAGTTGATCAGCATTAATGATCATAAATCTGCACGGATATTGTTGCAACAAATAGCTGTTGAGTTGGATCATGCGCAACCCGATATCGTTATCCGCGGCGGAATGGAAGTGTTGGAGGACCTACGGAAGCGTCACGTGATTTTAGATGCCTACTCCTGA
- the mltG gene encoding endolytic transglycosylase MltG translates to MQKLKRLLFSSTLITILLVSWFYLHVHSSVRFPTIPYEISIPAGANLKQVSQQLEDAGIILNKWTFILLARYHNQEFAIKAGDYRFTEGITQTALLKTLTKGDVIQNEIRFIEGWTFAQIRQVLNGHPAIRNLTIGLSEQEILRLIGASEVAAEGLFFPDTYYFVRNSSDIEILQRAYQNMQNHLKNSWSDRAVSLPLTTPYEALILASIIEKETGLESDRAEIAGVFINRLRKGMRLQTDPTIIYGLGEQFDGNLRKKDLITDQEYNTYTRPGLPPTPIAMPGLASIRAALNPGETDALYFVAKGNGESQFSTNLTDHNKAVIQYQKQQK, encoded by the coding sequence ATGCAAAAGCTGAAACGCCTACTTTTTTCTAGCACATTGATAACCATTTTGCTTGTTTCATGGTTCTATCTTCACGTTCACTCAAGTGTTAGATTTCCTACAATTCCATATGAAATATCCATTCCGGCTGGCGCCAATCTGAAGCAAGTCTCTCAGCAACTGGAAGATGCCGGCATTATTCTTAACAAATGGACATTTATACTATTGGCGCGCTATCACAATCAGGAATTTGCAATCAAGGCAGGCGATTATCGATTTACGGAAGGTATTACTCAGACTGCATTACTAAAAACTCTAACCAAAGGCGATGTCATACAGAATGAAATAAGATTCATTGAAGGGTGGACATTCGCTCAAATCAGGCAAGTATTGAATGGGCATCCAGCAATTAGAAATCTTACGATCGGACTAAGTGAACAGGAAATTCTACGCTTAATTGGTGCATCCGAGGTCGCTGCAGAAGGATTGTTTTTCCCGGATACCTATTATTTTGTTAGGAATAGCAGTGATATAGAAATTTTGCAGCGTGCCTATCAAAACATGCAAAATCACTTAAAAAACAGTTGGTCGGATCGTGCGGTATCATTGCCATTAACCACGCCTTATGAGGCGCTTATATTGGCTTCCATTATAGAGAAAGAAACCGGCCTGGAAAGTGATCGCGCTGAAATAGCAGGTGTATTTATTAACCGGTTGCGCAAAGGTATGCGTTTACAAACGGATCCAACCATCATTTATGGTCTGGGCGAACAATTTGATGGTAATTTGCGCAAAAAAGACTTGATAACCGATCAAGAATATAATACTTATACGCGCCCCGGTTTACCGCCCACTCCCATTGCCATGCCAGGACTTGCTTCGATCCGCGCCGCTCTTAATCCGGGTGAAACGGATGCGCTTTATTTTGTTGCAAAAGGTAATGGAGAATCTCAGTTTTCAACTAATTTGACGGACCATAATAAAGCGGTAATTCAATACCAGAAACAACAAAAATAA
- a CDS encoding DUF692 domain-containing protein, with translation MSGNLYPVHGVGLGLRRSMTDSLADQTPHQVDFWEVTPENWISVGGRYGGKLRELTEKFPFICHGLSLSIGGPLPLDEAFLQRLKRFFKEHRIRYYSEHLSYCSDVGHLYDLMPIPFTEEAVHYVANRIRYVQNILEQRIAVENVSYYAAPGKRMEEIDFLKAVLQEADCDLLLDVNNIYVNSINHRYDAEAFLRELPNERIRYIHVAGHYQEAEDLIVDTHGADVIDPVWRLLEKAYQHFGVIPTLLERDFNLPPLAELLQEVDIIHSLQSKWSVQSSDYLQHG, from the coding sequence ATGAGCGGAAATCTTTATCCTGTTCATGGCGTAGGTCTTGGTCTGCGGCGATCGATGACAGATTCGCTGGCAGATCAAACTCCACACCAGGTTGATTTCTGGGAGGTCACGCCAGAGAATTGGATAAGTGTTGGCGGGCGCTACGGGGGAAAACTGCGTGAACTGACTGAGAAATTTCCTTTTATCTGCCATGGGTTATCACTTTCAATCGGTGGGCCGTTACCGTTGGATGAGGCTTTTTTGCAGCGTTTGAAAAGATTTTTTAAAGAGCACCGTATCCGTTATTACAGCGAGCATCTGAGTTATTGTAGTGATGTCGGACATCTGTACGATTTGATGCCGATTCCTTTTACCGAAGAAGCGGTGCATTATGTAGCGAATCGTATCCGGTATGTACAAAACATTCTTGAGCAGCGCATTGCAGTGGAAAATGTTTCTTACTATGCAGCGCCCGGTAAACGGATGGAAGAGATTGATTTCTTGAAGGCTGTGCTCCAGGAAGCAGATTGCGATCTATTGCTTGATGTGAATAATATTTATGTCAATAGCATCAATCATCGTTACGATGCCGAAGCGTTTTTGCGGGAATTACCAAATGAGCGCATCCGTTATATTCATGTTGCCGGGCATTATCAGGAAGCGGAAGACCTGATTGTCGATACGCATGGTGCGGATGTGATCGATCCGGTTTGGCGGTTACTCGAGAAAGCCTATCAGCATTTTGGCGTCATTCCTACTTTGCTGGAGCGGGATTTTAATCTGCCGCCCCTGGCGGAATTGTTGCAAGAAGTGGATATTATCCATTCATTACAGTCAAAATGGTCGGTGCAATCCAGTGACTATTTACAGCACGGTTGA